The sequence TCACCAGAAGGTAATTCTATAATAGCTTTACCAACATCGTGGGTTATTAAAGAAGCGTAAGTACCTGAAGACTTAACGAATTTACCGCCGTCTCCTGGAATTCTTTCAAGGTTGTATAAAGGTGTTCCTTCAGGAATCTCTCCAAGTGGTAATGAGTTTCCAGGACTTATTGGTGCTGAAATACCACATTCAATTTCATCGTTGATCTGTATTCCTTCAGGAGCTAAAATAAGTTGTTTTTCTCCATTTTCGAATTTGACAAGTGCAACAGGAGCAGTTCGACCAGGGTCATGCATGATGTCTGCAACTTTTCCCTTGAGGCTGCCCTCTTTCTCTATATCATCGTAGGATCTGTAGGCTATTTTTCCCTTGAACCTGTGTGATGCACTCTTGTAAGTAGGAGTTCCTCGTCCTCTCCTCTGTATTATTAATCGTTTTCC is a genomic window of Methanobacterium congolense containing:
- a CDS encoding 50S ribosomal protein L2, whose product is MGKRLIIQRRGRGTPTYKSASHRFKGKIAYRSYDDIEKEGSLKGKVADIMHDPGRTAPVALVKFENGEKQLILAPEGIQINDEIECGISAPISPGNSLPLGEIPEGTPLYNLERIPGDGGKFVKSSGTYASLITHDVGKAIIELPSGELKAFNPRCRATIGVVAGGGRKDKPFLKAGNRYHALKAKGKKCVSVRGVAMNAVDHPHGGGNRQHPGRPTTISRNAPPGRKVGSIAARRTGRRR